tccctccctccctcctctccggctGTCTCTGAACACGTCTGCTGATGTCGTTTGCGCGTCGCTATTTCTTTATTtcgtaaaaaataaataaatgaataaaaagcggCTCTCTTGGTCTCTGTCTCGGCGCGGGAGTTTGCAGTGTGGGCAGCGGGTGATGAACACAATGGAGAGAATGTAGAGGAGAGCAGCGAGGGGGAGTGGGGATGGAGTACAGCGCGTGGGTGAGCAGATAGGACTGctgatgaggggggggaggttgggtgggggggggggggggggggggcaggttaaGTCGGTGCCTACACAGGGCTCTATCCCACAGGCGCTCTCCTGTCTCCCACGCCTGGCCCCTCTAACCTGGCCTGGCTTCTGTTTAATGTCTGGCTCCGTCACACCTCGGCCCACTCCCTCGTGGTCTGCACGTCTGTGGAGCAAAGTACATTTCAAACTAGttctctgaagaaaaaaaaaacacacacacacactggagaagGCTTGAGTGtggatattcttttttttggggggggggggggggggggagattctCATCTCTCAGGCAGCTTCTGCTCGTCTCCATCTTTGTCTCGGGTTTCTCCTGCTCTTCACTGTTTTCACCTCTGGCTCTATCCAATGCCAACGCTCCTTTAATTGCCGTTAGCTGAAACAGCAAATTGAGCAGAGTTAAATTTCTGGTGTTGATAAAGATAGAGTCAATCGAACTCTATTTGGAATTGATCTAAATCTCTATGTTGTTAAATCTGTTTGATTTCACACTGCACCACAAAAGAGTTGGTGTCAAAATGGAgtgttattactgttattgtgaaaccaACTCTATGGGTCGTCAGTCTCTCAGCTCGGGTGTAAGGAGTGACTACTCTCTGGCATCGCGCGAACAATAATCTCGTGAGAGCAACAATCTGGCGGGATTCAAGTAATTTACCTGCACAACTCAACTGGAGCAACGAGCAGCACAACGTTTTCGAGGACAGTTTGTTCAAAATTGAAGAAAACGTGTTGCATTGTGTCGGTAAGTAACAGTTAATTAGATAACCTAATGAGTGCTATTATTATATACAGATGGACATATATTTAGACATTAGTAATATATTTATAGCCGCTCTAATGTAGGTTAACTGTTATGCTGCCACCTTTACTGCAGCCAGGCTAAtgtcagctagctagcaaccGTAACCTACGCTCAGAGCGGACAAACTACTGTACGGTAACTGGCAAGCTAACGTTGGCAAGCTAATTTtgccaagctaacgttagcaagagTTTGTTTCTTCTACTTTCACACGTTTTCTGTTTACTGGTCTATTGAGTCTGACTGTGAGCAAAATAGAATTCCTGTTGAGTGTTTCAAGTTTgttaatgtaacgttaagttacGTGACGGTACTTTAGTAATGCCAacattctttcaaataaataaatgctagttagctggctagctaagAGCCAGAACCGGTTCCCACGTCTTAGCTGCATGGAAGCAAATATTCTCATACGAGGACTGGGTATATGTAtatctaaattacattttgattatcAGAAGTGTCGGTAGTTAATATGAAGTTACTATCGGAAAGTTAATCGGAAGGACTCCTTTCTCAAATACGTTTTACTGTGCTTATAGTTACTCAACGCGCAGGGCTCAAGTTTTGAAGAATGGGAGGCTGAACGCTACGGCTGACCGGGCGTGGACACTACGTGCAGCGGTTACGGTTACAGACACCGTCTGGAAGGTTGGAGGGGAGCCAGCGCGGACTTTTTTTTCAGCGTGAGAAATACGATGTGTGGCGTAACACTTGACAATCATTGTCTTAAATACATATGATCTATCACTGGGTAGTAATTAAGGAAGAATATAATATGCTTagtactttttaaatgcattatttaagattgagattgttttgttactgataggtacatttaaattgtctttgttctgtctgCCATTTTGTAGATCTGGATGTTGAGCTGGTTGCAGATCAAGCATCCTCCTCTGTATTGACATCGCTGTCCCCAACTTCATCCCATTCATCCTTGGTAGTGGCACAGACTGCACTATCCCCAGCTTTATCCCATTCATCTGATTCCACCGTTATTCTGGAGtccacaagaaaaaggaaaaaaaagaaagaacccaACAGGGTTAATGGACCAGAATGAAGCAAAACAGGTAGAgctttgaataaatacatttgaaatccaaaattaattattttttgtaaatgtattcgcAGTATAAAGTAATGTCATTAGAAAagttaaattctttaaaaaaaaaactaatttttacCGTAAGCATGCCAtaacaatgtaatatttcttgGCAGATGGTTGAGGGTGTTCTGAGGGCCAATCCAAAGGGTGAAGAAGTCTTCAATGAGTATGATAAGACTAAAACACTAATAAACACTAGTAAACAAATGGTGAACATCCTGGTTGCAGATATGATAGAGCTACATGGGTAAGAATTGCAGGTCACTTGGTTATGTCATGTGTTGTAGCTAAATAATGCTGTTCTGTATAAGTGGTAAGGGTGTATTTATtcttacaaaacatacatgcttaaaagtaaactatgacttatttTTAAAGGAGGGTTCCACCGTCAAGTGTAAGGACCAATTATGCACTGGGAATTGTGACTCTTTTTCCATACCTCCGTGATCCATTCTCCAAACTTGGATATGTAAGTTCTatctgaaaaccaaatcagtgtgatttcaaTATCTTCTTCACTTTTCTAGTTTGTACTCATCTTGTTTCAGATGAGTTTTTGTAGGTTGCTCACCCTTGCAttttcaacctgttttttaaaatgttttgcagtcTATTCACTGTCTACAATTTTTGTGTTGAGTAACTTATTCTTAAATTGAAGCATGAGATGCCTCTGTTTgggtctttctttaaaaaggaacactaCTATGATCCTGAGGGTAATACTGGCTTCATTTCACGGAGGATCAAGACGGTTCAACGCAACACCTTTGCTGGCTTGCGGGGTCGTTCCAAGACCGTTCTTCAGGATGGTCCAAAAACCAGGCGAGAATCTCTATCAACCTGCCAACAGCTATTTGGTGAGGAGTGCAAGGAGGCGATATCTACAATAAGACATTCCAGCGATGAATCTGTGGTCAAAGAGAAGATGAGAGCGACTTTCCAGTATCGACAGAAGATGGTTGGGGATGATGCATCATCTTCATTCCTGGATGTGTTCCCTCGTTTTCTTGATGTACCTGGATTGGTAAGAAAACTCTTTTGCTTTGGTTGTAGTTGTCCAGTGTAGAACAGTAATATAGTCCAGTGCAgaacaatataatatttttcGGCACTATACTATAATCTCTTTAATCTTCTTTTCAATCTTCCATTTCAGTATTtgacctttcattcattttgtgatgTATGCTTGAAcctgtatattaaaatattgttttccttgtttATAGATCGACCAGGATTTCTCAATGATGTTTGGTGACGAAGTGTCTCAGAAGTTCCTGTCCAAGTGGTCAACTTTCTTCAAGCCAAACATCACAGACTGCAAGACTGCAAAGAATATGGATGAGTTGCTGTCAGCAACTGAATCTGAGTCTGAAGATAACAATGGTCAGTATAAAACGTTttcttgaaatatatatttcagtgttgtactaaataaatacattttttatgcctTTAGGATGGGACAGTGATCTGTCTTCAATCCTTTTGCTGCTGCATCTACTCCCTCCAACTTCAAGGGGCCAGAAAAAAACTACCAAGATCAGTTCAGCTCAAGCAACCAGCCGTCTTGTTAGATATCTTACGGTATGCAAAAGTTCCTACACCAAGAATCCCTTAATAGATGTTGGGATTCTGAGACAGTTTTGCTCTGTATATCTGCAGAAATGTGATCAAGATGTTATAGTAATTTATGTCTCTTAACTGACCTACAGGAAGGAGCCAGTATTCCTACCTTCCTTGAGAGTGTCGACGCAAACAACCGTTCCTCCTTTGCATCGGTG
This Gasterosteus aculeatus chromosome 8, fGasAcu3.hap1.1, whole genome shotgun sequence DNA region includes the following protein-coding sequences:
- the LOC144411486 gene encoding uncharacterized protein LOC144411486, which translates into the protein MDQNEAKQMVEGVLRANPKGEEVFNEYDKTKTLINTSKQMVNILVADMIELHGRVPPSSVRTNYALGIVTLFPYLRDPFSKLGYEHYYDPEGNTGFISRRIKTVQRNTFAGLRGRSKTVLQDGPKTRRESLSTCQQLFGEECKEAISTIRHSSDESVVKEKMRATFQYRQKMVGDDASSSFLDVFPRFLDVPGLIDQDFSMMFGDEVSQKFLSKWSTFFKPNITDCKTAKNMDELLSATESESEDNNGWDSDLSSILLLLHLLPPTSRGQKKTTKISSAQATSRLVRYLTEGASIPTFLESVDANNRSSFASVSKRRISKGSTLLSTENHPRARHTHQWQL